From Anaerotignum faecicola, the proteins below share one genomic window:
- a CDS encoding DUF896 domain-containing protein has protein sequence MNENEELSVTSRINELAKKAKTVGLTKEEEAERDVLRREYINAFRQNLRSQLDRIEIVESDGSKSPLKKKK, from the coding sequence ATGAACGAAAATGAGGAATTATCTGTCACATCGAGAATTAACGAGCTTGCTAAAAAAGCAAAAACAGTCGGCCTTACAAAAGAGGAAGAAGCTGAAAGGGACGTTTTGAGAAGGGAATATATAAACGCATTCAGGCAAAATCTCCGTTCCCAGCTTGACAGGATAGAAATTGTCGAAAGCGACGGATCCAAAAGCCCTTTAAAAAAGAAAAAATAA
- a CDS encoding ferrous iron transport protein A: MPDISCLSKAEMQKEYIIVDVIGSTEERIRLFDLGFSPKSRVTPLYKAMCGGTTAFLIKGTLIAIRQEECEKILISVPFRGDGM; encoded by the coding sequence ATGCCCGATATAAGTTGCCTTTCAAAAGCGGAGATGCAGAAGGAATATATTATCGTAGACGTTATAGGCAGCACGGAAGAAAGAATACGGCTTTTCGATCTTGGTTTTTCGCCGAAAAGCAGGGTTACGCCTTTATATAAAGCAATGTGCGGCGGTACAACGGCGTTTCTTATTAAAGGGACGCTGATTGCAATAAGGCAGGAAGAGTGTGAAAAAATACTTATAAGCGTGCCTTTCAGGGGGGATGGAATGTGA
- a CDS encoding phosphoglycerate dehydrogenase, with amino-acid sequence MYNILTLNAISEKGLAKLPPDLFAISDKTENPDGIIVRSAEMHEYEAPGSLLAVARAGAGTNNIPIDKFSENGIVVFNTPGANANAVKELVLTAILISSRKIVEGIEWSNSLKGKENIDKLVESGKKQFAGPEIKGKKLGVIGLGAIGVLVANAAVALGMEVIGYDPFLSVYSAWSISSEVELADSIASIVTQCDYITVHVPLNADTKNMFNDELFGMMKKGTRLLNFSRGGLVETAALKKALADGVVDKYITDFPSEEVLNLDNVLAIPHLGASTPESEENCAEMAAIEIKAFLKYGTIKNSVNFPNCEALYTGKARITIAHQNIPNMVGSMTAIFAKENLNIDNMINKSKGEWAYTIIDLDSLCGKNDTILAELRALPGVKKARIVREQ; translated from the coding sequence ATGTATAATATATTGACGCTTAACGCTATATCGGAAAAAGGCCTCGCAAAGCTTCCGCCGGATCTTTTCGCAATTTCGGATAAAACGGAAAATCCCGACGGCATAATCGTAAGGAGCGCTGAAATGCATGAATATGAAGCTCCCGGCTCTCTTCTTGCCGTAGCGCGCGCCGGAGCAGGAACAAACAACATACCTATCGACAAATTCAGTGAAAACGGCATAGTTGTATTCAATACCCCGGGCGCTAATGCAAACGCAGTTAAAGAACTTGTTTTAACCGCTATATTAATTTCATCAAGAAAAATAGTTGAAGGAATAGAATGGTCAAACAGCCTCAAAGGCAAAGAAAATATCGACAAACTTGTCGAAAGTGGCAAAAAACAGTTTGCAGGCCCTGAAATAAAAGGCAAAAAGCTCGGCGTTATAGGCCTTGGAGCAATAGGCGTGCTTGTTGCAAACGCCGCCGTTGCCCTCGGCATGGAAGTTATAGGATACGATCCGTTCCTTTCGGTTTACTCCGCATGGAGCATTTCAAGCGAAGTTGAACTTGCAGACAGCATAGCTTCAATCGTTACGCAGTGCGATTACATAACGGTTCATGTGCCGCTTAACGCCGACACAAAAAATATGTTCAACGACGAGCTTTTCGGCATGATGAAAAAAGGTACGAGGCTTTTGAACTTCTCAAGGGGCGGCCTTGTAGAAACGGCGGCGCTTAAAAAAGCCCTTGCCGACGGCGTTGTTGATAAATACATAACCGACTTCCCAAGTGAAGAAGTTTTAAACCTTGACAACGTGCTTGCAATACCGCACCTCGGAGCGTCTACTCCGGAATCGGAAGAAAACTGTGCGGAAATGGCCGCTATTGAAATTAAAGCGTTCCTTAAATACGGCACAATTAAAAACTCAGTAAACTTCCCTAACTGCGAGGCGCTTTATACAGGCAAAGCAAGAATTACCATCGCACATCAGAATATACCTAACATGGTTGGTTCCATGACGGCAATATTTGCAAAAGAAAACTTAAATATTGACAATATGATTAACAAATCCAAAGGCGAATGGGCGTACACAATTATAGACCTCGACAGCCTTTGCGGCAAAAACGACACTATTCTGGCTGAACTTCGCGCGCTTCCCGGAGTTAAAAAAGCAAGGATTGTAAGGGAACAATAA
- a CDS encoding ferrous iron transporter B, producing the protein MNGKHVIALAGNPNTGKSTIFNALTGLNQHTGNWSGKTVANASGFFSHKGVDFRIVDLPGIYSVLSDTAEERCAKEFIVNEKPDMVLVVADATCIERNLNLCVQVADLTDNVILCLNLMDEADKKGMEIDVDKLSEYLGIPVIPASARNGEGIKEIKDMAVDIALGRKKVKPLKAGISELKFDEACLKTISIAEEAAKTAVIKDKKESLQVMADRIILSKKFGIPVILLVLGIVFWITIVGANYPSSLLMELFAKGEAALKTNLAFLPPWLCGILVDGMFKTSGWVISVMLPPMAVFFPLFTFLEDIGFLPRIAFNLDGLFKKAGAHGKQSLTMMMGFGCNAAGVTACRIIETPREKLMAIITNNFVPCNGRLAQHIKGRQNYSQAHTCFMIT; encoded by the coding sequence GTGAACGGAAAGCATGTTATAGCTCTTGCCGGTAATCCGAACACAGGAAAAAGCACTATATTTAACGCTTTGACGGGGCTTAACCAGCATACAGGAAACTGGTCGGGAAAGACTGTTGCCAATGCAAGCGGTTTTTTCAGCCATAAAGGCGTTGATTTCAGGATTGTGGATTTGCCCGGTATTTATTCGGTTTTAAGCGATACGGCCGAGGAAAGATGCGCAAAGGAGTTTATAGTAAACGAGAAGCCTGATATGGTGTTGGTAGTAGCGGACGCCACTTGTATTGAACGAAACCTGAACCTTTGCGTGCAGGTTGCAGATTTAACGGACAATGTTATATTGTGCCTTAATTTAATGGATGAAGCAGACAAAAAAGGAATGGAAATTGACGTTGACAAACTTTCGGAATATTTGGGAATACCCGTTATACCTGCCAGCGCAAGAAACGGGGAAGGGATCAAGGAGATCAAAGACATGGCAGTGGATATTGCTTTAGGCAGGAAGAAGGTTAAGCCCTTAAAAGCGGGAATTTCGGAACTGAAATTTGACGAAGCCTGCCTGAAAACAATTTCCATTGCAGAAGAAGCCGCAAAAACAGCGGTAATAAAAGATAAAAAAGAAAGCCTTCAGGTTATGGCCGACAGGATAATACTTTCAAAGAAATTCGGAATACCCGTGATACTTCTTGTGTTGGGGATAGTTTTTTGGATTACTATCGTCGGCGCTAATTATCCTTCATCGCTTTTAATGGAGTTATTTGCAAAAGGCGAAGCCGCGCTTAAAACGAATTTGGCGTTCCTTCCGCCGTGGCTTTGCGGGATATTGGTTGACGGTATGTTCAAAACGTCCGGATGGGTAATTTCAGTTATGCTTCCTCCGATGGCCGTTTTTTTCCCGCTTTTTACATTTCTTGAAGACATAGGCTTTTTGCCGCGTATTGCATTTAATCTGGACGGCTTATTTAAAAAAGCGGGAGCCCATGGCAAACAGTCGCTGACAATGATGATGGGGTTTGGCTGTAATGCCGCGGGGGTTACGGCCTGCCGTATTATCGAAACGCCGAGGGAGAAGCTTATGGCGATTATAACGAATAATTTTGTGCCGTGCAACGGCAGATTAGCGCAACATATAAAAGGGCGACAAAATTATTCCCAGGCGCATACATGCTTTATGATTACATAA
- a CDS encoding 3-phosphoglycerate dehydrogenase, with translation MEKILLTQWVPDKCRETFKNQLEFICPDKEKLQFSKSEILEHISDVDGIFLIFSTADKEVIDAGKKLKVIANLGVGFDCIDVKYATEKNIAVINTPNTVTEATAELSIALLMTVMRNTASYDKSVKEGQWPRFAFSDVGTEIFGHSLGIVGFGRIGKAVAKKALALGMDVKYYDPYRLNEEDEKHLEVSYLPLDELLSQCDCVSLHMPYTPENHHLINERTLSIMKKGSYLINVARGPVVKESALVEALKNGTLKGAALDVFEFEPNVSRELKECDNAVLTPHVGTQTLQVRINMFEEAMNGICAFLGGKTPYNIVNKEILS, from the coding sequence ATGGAAAAAATACTTTTAACCCAATGGGTCCCTGATAAATGCAGAGAAACGTTTAAAAACCAGCTTGAATTCATTTGTCCCGACAAAGAAAAACTACAGTTTTCAAAATCCGAAATACTGGAGCATATAAGCGATGTCGACGGCATATTTCTCATATTTTCCACGGCCGACAAAGAAGTTATCGACGCCGGAAAAAAACTAAAGGTTATAGCAAACCTCGGCGTGGGTTTTGACTGTATCGACGTAAAATATGCAACCGAAAAAAATATTGCCGTTATAAATACCCCTAATACAGTAACAGAAGCAACAGCCGAACTTTCAATAGCCCTTCTGATGACTGTTATGAGAAATACAGCCTCATATGATAAAAGCGTCAAAGAAGGCCAATGGCCGCGTTTTGCATTTTCCGACGTGGGAACCGAGATATTCGGCCACTCCCTTGGTATTGTTGGATTTGGAAGAATCGGAAAAGCCGTTGCGAAAAAGGCCCTCGCTTTGGGAATGGACGTTAAATACTATGATCCGTACCGCTTAAACGAAGAGGACGAAAAACATCTGGAGGTTTCATATCTCCCTCTTGACGAACTTCTTTCCCAATGCGACTGCGTTTCCCTCCATATGCCTTACACCCCCGAAAACCATCACCTTATAAACGAAAGAACGCTTTCTATAATGAAAAAAGGCTCCTATCTTATAAATGTCGCAAGGGGGCCGGTCGTTAAAGAATCCGCGCTTGTCGAAGCCCTGAAAAACGGTACTTTGAAGGGCGCGGCGCTTGACGTTTTCGAGTTTGAGCCAAACGTAAGCCGCGAGCTTAAAGAATGTGACAACGCCGTTTTGACGCCTCACGTCGGAACACAAACCCTTCAGGTGAGGATAAATATGTTTGAAGAAGCAATGAACGGTATATGCGCCTTTCTCGGCGGCAAAACCCCGTATAACATAGTTAATAAAGAAATCCTGAGCTGA
- a CDS encoding DUF1015 family protein gives MATIRQFKAIRPTADKAREIAALPYDVMDEAEARQTAEGNPLSFLHVDRAEVDFPLGTDPYSAEVYEKAAENLESMVKNGLLIQDGSPCLYLYRLTMDGHSQTGLVACVPIDEYINGVIKRHELTRAEKEEDRIKHVDACDANTGPIFLSYKDNGSIKDITESWISSHEPAYDFRCWDKVSHTLWVIDDKDTIENLVELFKEVPCLYIADGHHRAASAVKVGLKRREENPGYNGSEEFNYFLSVIFPQSELKIMEYNRLVKDLNGLSENEFIEKVTEKFFIMPYNFGKSFKPIMPHQFGMYFGGKWYILTADPENIPDDTVGALDVSILQNNLLSPILGIGDPRTDSRIDFCGGVRGIEELERRVDLGEMKIAFSMFPTSMEELTEIADKGLIMPPKSTWFEPKLRSGLLIHSLKG, from the coding sequence ATGGCTACAATAAGACAGTTCAAAGCTATACGCCCAACCGCCGACAAAGCGCGGGAAATAGCCGCTCTGCCCTACGACGTTATGGATGAAGCCGAAGCAAGACAAACGGCGGAAGGAAATCCCCTTTCTTTCCTTCATGTTGACAGGGCTGAAGTGGATTTTCCTTTAGGCACAGATCCTTACAGCGCGGAAGTATACGAAAAAGCCGCCGAAAACCTAGAAAGCATGGTTAAAAACGGCCTCCTAATACAGGACGGCAGTCCCTGCCTTTATCTATACCGCCTTACTATGGACGGACACAGCCAGACAGGGCTTGTCGCATGCGTCCCGATAGACGAATATATAAACGGCGTTATCAAAAGGCATGAACTTACCCGCGCCGAAAAAGAAGAAGACAGGATAAAACACGTTGACGCATGCGATGCAAATACGGGGCCGATATTCCTTTCTTATAAAGATAACGGCAGTATAAAAGATATAACGGAAAGCTGGATATCAAGCCATGAGCCGGCCTATGACTTCAGATGTTGGGATAAAGTAAGCCATACGCTTTGGGTAATAGACGACAAAGACACAATAGAAAACCTCGTCGAATTATTCAAGGAAGTGCCGTGCCTTTATATAGCCGACGGACACCACAGGGCGGCGTCCGCTGTTAAAGTGGGGCTAAAACGCCGGGAAGAAAATCCGGGCTATAACGGAAGCGAAGAATTTAATTACTTCCTTTCGGTAATATTCCCTCAAAGCGAACTTAAAATAATGGAATACAACAGGCTTGTCAAAGATCTTAACGGACTTTCGGAAAATGAATTTATAGAAAAAGTTACGGAAAAGTTTTTTATTATGCCGTATAATTTCGGAAAATCCTTTAAACCCATTATGCCCCACCAATTCGGCATGTATTTCGGCGGCAAGTGGTATATTTTAACGGCGGATCCGGAAAATATACCTGACGATACTGTCGGCGCCCTCGACGTTTCCATACTGCAAAACAATCTTCTCTCACCGATACTCGGAATCGGAGATCCCCGTACAGACAGCCGCATTGATTTCTGCGGCGGCGTAAGGGGCATTGAAGAACTTGAACGCCGCGTTGACTTAGGCGAAATGAAAATTGCATTTTCAATGTTCCCGACTTCTATGGAAGAACTGACGGAAATTGCCGACAAAGGACTTATAATGCCTCCTAAGTCCACATGGTTTGAGCCTAAGCTCAGGAGCGGTCTGCTGATACACTCGCTAAAAGGCTAA
- the serC gene encoding 3-phosphoserine/phosphohydroxythreonine transaminase: MNRVFNFSAGPSMLPLEVLEKAQKEFVCYKNTGMSVMEMSHRSKDYEEIIFGAEATLRELMAIPDNYTVLFLQGGGSTQFAMIPLNLMNKNNKADFVKTGQWSKKAISEAERYGKVNVVASSEDTVFNYIPELDPSKFDKEADYFYMTLNNTIYGTHFPDSKIPDTNGVPIAADMSSNILAEKYDITKFGLVFAGAQKNLGPAGVTVVIIRNDLIGNEMDFTPTMLKYSTHAKERSLYNTPPTYSIYFAGLVFEWVKNMGGVEAMQKINEEKAAVLYDFLDNSKLFKGTVVPKDRSLMNAPFVLPTEELNAKFIAEAKAKGFVNLKGHRTVGGMRASMYNAMPIEGVKKLVEFMGKFELENK, translated from the coding sequence ATGAACAGAGTATTTAATTTTTCAGCAGGTCCTTCAATGCTTCCTTTGGAAGTTCTTGAAAAAGCACAAAAAGAATTTGTGTGCTATAAAAATACAGGTATGTCCGTTATGGAAATGAGCCACCGCTCAAAAGATTATGAAGAAATCATATTCGGCGCCGAAGCGACTTTGAGGGAGCTTATGGCTATACCTGACAACTATACGGTGCTTTTCCTTCAGGGCGGCGGCAGCACACAGTTCGCCATGATTCCGCTTAACCTTATGAATAAAAACAACAAAGCCGACTTTGTTAAAACCGGGCAATGGAGCAAAAAAGCCATTTCTGAAGCCGAAAGGTACGGAAAAGTTAATGTTGTGGCTTCTTCCGAAGATACAGTCTTTAACTACATACCGGAACTTGACCCGTCCAAATTCGATAAAGAAGCCGATTATTTTTATATGACGCTTAACAACACCATTTACGGCACACATTTTCCAGACAGTAAAATACCGGATACAAACGGAGTTCCTATTGCCGCCGACATGAGTTCAAACATACTTGCCGAAAAATATGACATTACCAAATTCGGCCTTGTATTTGCAGGAGCGCAGAAAAATCTCGGCCCGGCAGGCGTTACAGTCGTTATAATCAGAAATGACCTTATAGGAAACGAAATGGATTTTACTCCTACAATGCTTAAATATTCAACCCATGCAAAAGAAAGATCCCTTTACAACACGCCTCCTACATATTCGATATATTTTGCCGGCCTTGTGTTTGAATGGGTTAAAAATATGGGCGGCGTCGAAGCAATGCAGAAAATAAATGAGGAAAAAGCGGCCGTCCTCTATGATTTCCTTGACAATTCAAAGCTTTTCAAAGGCACGGTTGTTCCCAAAGATCGTTCACTTATGAACGCACCGTTCGTACTTCCTACGGAAGAATTAAATGCGAAATTCATCGCCGAAGCAAAAGCAAAAGGCTTTGTAAATCTTAAAGGCCACCGCACAGTCGGCGGCATGAGGGCATCCATGTATAACGCCATGCCTATTGAAGGCGTTAAAAAGCTTGTTGAATTTATGGGTAAATTTGAACTTGAAAATAAATAA
- a CDS encoding SAF domain-containing protein: MLYHHLFKASPKKDDVLVAIIGAGHFGTAVVTQQKYTKQLKVCVVADKNLENAKNAFIKAEIDESLIVYSNDAAEAEKLIKDGKYVYTDNSMMVNDIPSINVVAEGTGVPEVGAEICLDAIKKGKKVAAISKEMDSVIGPILKKKAKDLGTVYSPVDGDQPALLMALVEWARTIGLTVISAGKARDGEFILDEKNKTVSIAADGITVHEDCKVDIPDSHIKYFEMIPEGKAEEYIAKRKEILDALPGTGAFDLCELTMMANATGLKPVSHSLTEGSLRITELPVAYCSKKNNGIYDEEGMIDVHTNMRRHDESGMGGGVFMVVKCDNAYSNYILTTKGQIPNYDRSTAVIYRPYHLCGVEVSTTILTMELLGLDTGSLEYVPNYDLVKTALVDIKAGDTLGNDHDLRLKATIIPATKKAPGNPVPAHMITGNKAVRDIKAGEIITYDMIEDRSETTLWKLREEQENTFNK; the protein is encoded by the coding sequence ATGTTATATCACCATTTATTTAAAGCAAGCCCCAAAAAAGACGATGTTCTCGTAGCGATTATAGGCGCCGGACATTTCGGCACGGCTGTAGTAACGCAGCAAAAATATACAAAACAGCTTAAAGTATGCGTTGTAGCCGACAAAAACCTTGAAAACGCAAAAAATGCTTTTATCAAAGCCGAGATTGACGAAAGCTTAATCGTTTATTCAAACGACGCCGCCGAAGCGGAAAAACTTATTAAAGATGGCAAATATGTCTATACCGACAATTCCATGATGGTTAACGACATACCAAGTATCAATGTTGTTGCAGAAGGCACGGGCGTTCCCGAAGTAGGCGCCGAAATCTGCCTTGACGCAATCAAAAAAGGTAAAAAAGTTGCGGCTATCAGCAAAGAAATGGATTCCGTTATAGGCCCGATACTCAAGAAAAAAGCAAAAGACCTCGGAACTGTTTATTCCCCTGTAGACGGCGACCAGCCCGCCCTTCTTATGGCATTGGTAGAATGGGCAAGGACAATAGGCCTTACTGTTATTTCCGCCGGCAAGGCCCGCGACGGCGAATTTATACTTGATGAAAAAAATAAAACCGTTTCAATCGCCGCCGACGGAATCACGGTACATGAGGACTGTAAGGTTGATATTCCCGACAGCCATATCAAATATTTTGAAATGATACCGGAAGGCAAAGCCGAAGAATATATTGCCAAAAGAAAAGAGATACTTGACGCCCTTCCCGGTACAGGCGCCTTTGACCTCTGTGAACTTACAATGATGGCAAACGCTACCGGCCTCAAGCCTGTAAGCCATTCCCTCACCGAAGGTTCGCTCAGGATAACCGAACTGCCAGTTGCATACTGCTCTAAGAAAAATAACGGCATATATGACGAAGAAGGCATGATTGACGTACATACAAACATGCGCCGCCACGATGAAAGCGGAATGGGCGGCGGCGTATTTATGGTTGTAAAATGCGACAACGCATATTCAAACTATATACTTACAACAAAAGGCCAGATACCTAATTATGACCGTTCAACTGCGGTAATTTACCGTCCTTACCACCTTTGCGGCGTTGAAGTTTCAACAACAATACTCACAATGGAGCTTCTCGGCCTTGACACAGGATCGCTTGAATACGTTCCGAACTATGATCTTGTAAAAACCGCTCTTGTAGACATCAAAGCAGGCGATACATTAGGCAACGATCATGACTTAAGGCTTAAAGCAACTATCATACCGGCAACAAAAAAAGCCCCCGGAAACCCTGTCCCGGCACATATGATAACAGGCAACAAAGCCGTAAGGGATATTAAAGCAGGCGAAATTATTACATATGATATGATTGAAGACAGAAGCGAAACAACTTTATGGAAATTAAGGGAAGAACAGGAAAATACTTTTAATAAATAA
- a CDS encoding phosphatase PAP2 family protein: METKHYMYALIDYINSRPQLKKAVLFLDKRMPLVTTWGFYLTLIYLAVNMDKRVFYVAFIPWLNFFIVSAVRSRLNLKRPFEELEFEPLLPHSPGKACPSRHATSSVIISIAVYYIYPPAGILLGATSVIICLTRVLTGVHYPRDVIWGAAVGAITGYVGFFIIL; encoded by the coding sequence ATGGAAACCAAACATTATATGTATGCATTAATAGACTATATAAATTCCCGCCCTCAATTAAAAAAAGCCGTGCTGTTTTTGGACAAACGCATGCCGCTTGTTACAACATGGGGATTTTATTTAACCCTTATCTATCTTGCAGTTAATATGGATAAAAGAGTATTTTATGTAGCGTTTATACCATGGCTTAACTTTTTTATTGTTTCGGCAGTAAGGAGCCGCCTTAATCTAAAACGGCCGTTTGAAGAACTCGAATTTGAGCCTCTTCTCCCCCATTCTCCCGGGAAAGCATGCCCAAGCCGTCATGCCACAAGTTCCGTTATAATATCTATTGCCGTATATTATATATATCCGCCTGCCGGAATACTTTTAGGCGCAACAAGCGTTATAATATGCCTTACCCGCGTTCTAACCGGCGTGCATTACCCAAGAGATGTTATATGGGGTGCAGCGGTTGGTGCAATTACAGGATATGTCGGTTTTTTTATAATTCTTTAA
- a CDS encoding recombinase family protein, with protein sequence MKFFIYSRKSVYTGKGESVENQAEMSRQYIFSKFGNEEECNIVVYEDEGFSAKNTKRPAFQKMIRDMKEDKPDYVVCYRLDRISRSVSDFSALIEELNDMGISFLCIKEEFDTSKPMGKAMMYIASVFAQLERETIAERVRDNMLMLARTGRWLGGNTPTGFTSEKVRDVIIDGKEKTSCRLKFDNEEIEKVKIIFDKMLELHSIAGVSKYLIKENIKSRNGKFFSPVSIREILSNPVYCIADKEARDYFAAQNSDLCFEESECSQKYGLISYNKRDYRKTKAPRKSKDQWIIAIGRHRGIVSGKKWAEVQYLMDTNGFSRSEMKLHNDYSLLSGLIFCKNCGGRMYAKAHSKMKENGIFYYICQNKMRGGVSFCGSGNLNGRQTDDIVCGHIAQYMQGDSDICKILEKLKRDIRNESGKDALDILDAKIKKCKDETENYMETLSTGGLGEVFIQKVNKKITLLDKEIERLEAERKNVMSAKNRLGGNSIELAEAADALSDLKGNFDKFDVHEKRVLIRMIVQKIEWDGKDLNIFVYGN encoded by the coding sequence GTGAAATTTTTTATATACAGCAGAAAATCAGTATATACGGGCAAAGGCGAATCGGTTGAAAACCAGGCGGAAATGAGCAGGCAGTATATATTTTCAAAGTTCGGAAACGAGGAGGAGTGCAATATCGTTGTTTATGAGGACGAAGGGTTTTCAGCAAAAAACACAAAAAGGCCAGCATTCCAGAAAATGATAAGAGATATGAAGGAAGATAAGCCCGATTATGTTGTTTGCTACCGATTGGATCGCATAAGCAGAAGCGTAAGCGATTTTTCCGCCCTGATTGAGGAACTTAATGATATGGGAATTTCTTTTCTGTGCATAAAAGAAGAATTTGACACTTCAAAACCAATGGGCAAGGCAATGATGTATATTGCTTCTGTGTTTGCGCAGCTTGAAAGGGAAACGATAGCGGAGCGGGTGAGGGATAATATGCTTATGCTTGCCAGAACGGGCAGATGGCTGGGAGGCAATACGCCGACGGGATTTACTTCTGAAAAAGTACGGGATGTTATTATCGACGGAAAGGAAAAGACATCTTGCCGGCTTAAATTTGACAATGAAGAAATAGAAAAAGTAAAAATAATATTTGACAAAATGCTGGAACTTCATTCTATAGCGGGCGTAAGCAAATATTTGATTAAAGAAAACATAAAATCGCGGAACGGAAAATTTTTTTCTCCTGTCAGTATCAGGGAAATACTGTCGAATCCCGTATATTGCATTGCCGATAAGGAAGCGAGGGATTATTTTGCGGCGCAAAATTCCGATTTGTGTTTTGAAGAGAGCGAGTGTTCTCAAAAGTATGGCTTGATTTCATATAATAAAAGGGACTACAGAAAAACGAAAGCGCCGCGGAAATCAAAAGACCAGTGGATTATTGCCATAGGAAGGCACAGAGGCATTGTTTCCGGCAAGAAATGGGCGGAAGTTCAGTATTTGATGGATACAAACGGTTTTTCAAGAAGCGAAATGAAACTGCATAATGATTATTCTCTGCTTTCGGGGCTTATATTCTGTAAAAACTGCGGCGGGCGTATGTACGCCAAGGCACATTCTAAGATGAAGGAAAACGGAATTTTTTATTATATCTGCCAAAATAAAATGCGCGGCGGAGTTTCGTTTTGCGGAAGCGGCAACCTTAACGGAAGGCAGACGGACGATATTGTATGCGGACATATTGCGCAGTATATGCAAGGGGATTCGGATATATGCAAAATACTGGAAAAACTTAAACGCGATATAAGGAACGAAAGCGGAAAAGACGCTTTGGATATATTGGATGCAAAGATAAAAAAATGTAAGGACGAAACGGAAAATTATATGGAAACATTGTCCACAGGCGGTTTGGGAGAGGTTTTTATTCAAAAGGTGAATAAAAAAATAACGCTTTTGGATAAAGAAATAGAACGGCTGGAAGCGGAGAGAAAGAATGTCATGTCGGCCAAAAACAGGCTTGGCGGCAACAGTATTGAGCTTGCCGAGGCGGCTGACGCTTTATCGGATTTAAAAGGGAACTTTGACAAATTTGACGTGCATGAAAAAAGGGTTTTAATCCGAATGATAGTTCAGAAAATTGAGTGGGACGGAAAAGATTTAAATATTTTTGTTTATGGAAATTAA